The proteins below are encoded in one region of Rhizobacter sp.:
- a CDS encoding 2'-5' RNA ligase family protein, which produces MTRRADAPAGQLLLPGIEPPRRPTDRLFFALLPEAPAATAIADLARRLKAEHGLKGRPLASSRFHVTLHFFGDHVGLPQALVNGLSAAASELQGTPFDVTFDHAVSFAGRPRKRPLVLRGSDEGLAALVAFRQALSDALARRGLGQLAEARFTPHVTLLYDDQLRPPQPVEPIMWRVKEFVLVDSLIGQARHVPLARWPLLGASSPA; this is translated from the coding sequence ATGACGCGGCGCGCCGATGCGCCGGCCGGGCAACTGCTTCTGCCGGGCATCGAGCCGCCCCGGCGGCCGACCGATCGGCTCTTCTTCGCGCTGTTGCCCGAGGCGCCCGCTGCCACCGCCATCGCCGACCTGGCCAGGCGCCTGAAGGCGGAGCACGGCCTCAAGGGCCGGCCGCTTGCGAGCTCGCGCTTTCACGTCACGCTGCATTTCTTTGGCGATCACGTCGGTTTGCCGCAGGCGCTGGTCAATGGGCTGAGTGCTGCGGCTTCGGAGCTGCAGGGCACACCCTTCGACGTCACCTTCGACCACGCGGTGAGCTTTGCCGGCCGCCCGCGCAAGCGGCCCTTGGTGCTGCGCGGCAGCGACGAGGGCCTGGCCGCGCTGGTGGCCTTTCGCCAGGCGCTGAGCGACGCACTCGCCCGCCGCGGCCTCGGCCAGCTGGCCGAGGCACGCTTCACACCGCACGTCACCTTGCTCTACGACGATCAGCTGCGGCCGCCCCAGCCCGTCGAGCCCATCATGTGGCGGGTGAAGGAGTTCGTGCTCGTCGACAGCCTGATCGGCCAGGCGCGCCATGTGCCGCTTGCACGCTGGCCCTTGCTGGGCGCGTCAAGCCCGGCGTGA
- the tadA gene encoding tRNA adenosine(34) deaminase TadA gives MSTPADEHAMRIALDQAHNAWLVGEVPVGAVIMKGGQVIATGYNRPITEHDPTAHAEIVALRHAATLLGNYRLPECELYVTLEPCAMCAMALMHARFKRVVFGATDPKTGAAGSVVDLFAVPQLNHHTQIESGVLADECGKVLRDFFAERRELYRKRRAQPAEPGDSEFGAAPDTIDVIPTGEVVEVEPPPSSPPRS, from the coding sequence ATGAGCACCCCTGCCGACGAACACGCCATGCGCATCGCGCTCGACCAGGCCCACAACGCGTGGCTGGTCGGCGAGGTGCCGGTGGGGGCCGTGATCATGAAGGGCGGGCAGGTGATCGCCACCGGCTACAACCGCCCGATCACCGAGCACGACCCCACCGCCCACGCCGAGATCGTGGCCCTGCGCCACGCGGCCACGCTGCTCGGCAACTACCGCCTGCCCGAGTGCGAGCTCTACGTGACGCTCGAGCCCTGCGCCATGTGCGCGATGGCGCTGATGCACGCACGCTTCAAGCGCGTGGTGTTCGGTGCCACCGACCCCAAGACCGGCGCGGCCGGCTCGGTGGTCGACCTGTTCGCCGTGCCGCAACTCAACCACCACACCCAGATCGAAAGCGGCGTGCTGGCCGACGAGTGCGGCAAGGTGCTGCGCGATTTCTTCGCCGAGCGGCGCGAGCTGTACCGCAAGCGGCGGGCCCAGCCCGCCGAGCCCGGCGACAGCGAGTTCGGCGCCGCCCCTGACACGATTGACGTGATACCGACCGGAGAGGTTGTCGAAGTTGAGCCACCACCATCATCACCACCACGAAGCTGA
- a CDS encoding DUF3830 family protein, giving the protein MPQRLQIVAAGYRFLAEAHPDAPATFAAFAKLLPYRQRIIHVRWSGEAVWVPLGDFQLGVGYENHTSHPSAGDVLFYPGGFSETELLIAYGACSFASKMGPLAGNHFLSIVEGREQLPALGRKVLLQGMQDVVFEWEPAARKT; this is encoded by the coding sequence ATGCCGCAACGTCTGCAGATCGTTGCGGCGGGGTACCGTTTCCTCGCCGAGGCCCACCCCGATGCGCCCGCCACCTTTGCGGCGTTCGCCAAGCTGCTGCCCTACCGGCAGAGGATCATTCATGTGCGCTGGAGCGGTGAAGCGGTTTGGGTCCCGCTGGGCGACTTCCAGCTGGGCGTGGGTTACGAGAACCACACCAGCCACCCGTCGGCAGGTGACGTGCTGTTCTACCCGGGAGGCTTCAGCGAAACGGAGCTGTTGATCGCCTACGGCGCCTGCAGTTTTGCCAGCAAGATGGGGCCGTTGGCGGGCAACCATTTCCTGAGCATCGTCGAAGGGAGAGAGCAGCTGCCGGCGCTTGGCCGCAAGGTTCTGCTGCAGGGCATGCAAGACGTCGTATTCGAGTGGGAGCCGGCTGCACGGAAGACTTAG
- a CDS encoding DUF72 domain-containing protein, protein MQDSLFPEDAPLAPPRPAPAPAGAPAPAPANEAPKRRGGKVLPCPPDESLVSLARELPPRLRLGGSSWSYPGWKALVWEGEHNESKLSREGLTAYAQHPLFRSVCIDRSFYRALTAQQYARYAAQVPDDFRFVVKAPASVTDATVRSENGRAVQENPVFLNPEIAIREFVEPALDGLATKLGVLVFQLSPLPLPLLTRLDEVFERLRALLQALPSLAAAPDAVVAVEVRDPEFLTPAFAALLRDCGAAFCLGLQAKMPPIDGQLPMLRAMWPGPLVCRWNLNPVNGAYGYESAEKRYAPFDKLLDPDPHTRETLARVIAATTAAGHNAFVTISNHAEGCAPLTAAALAQAVVSRRA, encoded by the coding sequence ATGCAAGACAGCCTGTTTCCCGAAGACGCACCGCTCGCGCCGCCTCGGCCGGCGCCTGCCCCGGCCGGGGCACCGGCACCGGCACCGGCGAACGAAGCGCCCAAGCGCCGTGGTGGCAAGGTCCTGCCCTGCCCGCCCGACGAGTCGCTCGTGTCGCTCGCCCGCGAGCTGCCGCCGCGGCTTCGCCTCGGTGGCTCGTCGTGGAGCTACCCCGGCTGGAAAGCCCTGGTGTGGGAAGGCGAGCACAACGAATCCAAGCTGTCGCGCGAAGGGCTCACCGCCTACGCGCAGCACCCGCTCTTTCGCAGCGTGTGCATCGACCGCAGTTTCTACCGCGCACTCACCGCGCAGCAATACGCCCGCTATGCCGCGCAGGTGCCCGACGACTTCCGCTTCGTGGTGAAGGCGCCCGCCTCGGTCACCGATGCCACCGTGCGCAGCGAAAACGGCCGCGCGGTGCAGGAGAACCCGGTCTTCCTCAACCCCGAGATCGCGATCCGCGAGTTCGTGGAACCCGCGCTCGACGGCCTCGCCACCAAGCTCGGCGTGCTGGTGTTCCAGCTGAGCCCGCTGCCCTTGCCGCTGCTGACCCGGCTCGACGAGGTGTTCGAGCGGCTGCGCGCGCTGCTGCAGGCCCTGCCCTCGCTGGCCGCCGCACCCGACGCGGTGGTGGCGGTGGAAGTGCGCGACCCGGAGTTCCTGACACCCGCCTTCGCCGCCCTCTTGCGCGACTGCGGCGCGGCCTTCTGCCTCGGCCTGCAAGCCAAGATGCCACCCATCGACGGCCAGCTGCCCATGCTGCGGGCGATGTGGCCCGGCCCGCTGGTGTGCCGCTGGAACCTCAACCCGGTCAACGGCGCCTATGGCTACGAATCGGCAGAGAAACGCTACGCCCCGTTCGACAAGCTGCTCGACCCCGACCCGCACACCCGCGAGACGCTCGCCCGCGTGATCGCTGCGACCACGGCCGCCGGGCACAACGCCTTCGTCACCATCAGCAACCACGCCGAAGGTTGCGCGCCGCTCACGGCCGCGGCGCTCGCGCAGGCGGTGGTGTCACGCCGGGCTTGA